The genomic interval TCGGGAACGTCTTCGGCCTCTTCGCCTACGTCAGGTTCGGGCGCAGCGAGGGTCGGTGAGGACGGCTGCCAGGTCCGCCCCGGCTCGGAGCAGTCCCACGGTCCGTAGCGCGATCCCGTCGAGACGTGCGCGCAGGACGCGGTGGGCCTCTTCCGCGCCGTCCAGCTGATGCAGGGACCCCACGATCTCGCGCACCGCCGGAATGCCGTAACCGGTGCTACGGAGGGCCGCGACGATACGGGCCGTCCTGATGGCGGAGAGGTCGTAGCGGCGGGCCTGGACGGAGGTCACGCGCTCAGGGGTGACGAGTCCCTCCTGTTCCCAGAAGCACAGGGTCGAAGAGCGGACGCCGAGTGCTCTGGAGAGTTCGGTGATCGTCATCGCGTCGCTGTCCTGCTCGACGTCCTGCTCGAACTCCGGTGTGTCCGCCTCGGCTTGGATCGTGCGCAAGGCATGTTGGGCGCGCAAAGCTTCTTCGC from Streptomyces sp. NBC_01288 carries:
- a CDS encoding MerR family transcriptional regulator, producing the protein MSEPEGGPKQETLRTADAARESGYSVQQVRDLERLGVIPPAARSSNGYRSYAPLHVHALRAYRGIAGAVGPVVARQLLAELRTRTITEAASAINEVHVRLAREREEALRAQHALRTIQAEADTPEFEQDVEQDSDAMTITELSRALGVRSSTLCFWEQEGLVTPERVTSVQARRYDLSAIRTARIVAALRSTGYGIPAVREIVGSLHQLDGAEEAHRVLRARLDGIALRTVGLLRAGADLAAVLTDPRCART